The genomic stretch tcctttttatttttcccttaTTCCACGCCGTGCCCGATCACttccctaacttctcttctttcctcttctcctcccctCACGGTTTCTTCTCTTTATTTCTCCATACCATCGCCGTCGCCAATCCGACAGCGCCGCCGCGACACCTTGTCACCTCctctccctctgccctagcgacgaCAGCCGACCGCCTCCTCTGTGTCGagttcttctcctctcctctgcgtgGCGCCGACGCCAACGCCAACGCTGATCGTCGacgtcgtgccctagccgagGCCATCTCCCCCCTGTGCTACCATTGACACCCTACAGCCGAACCCTACGCCAATCGCAATCTCCTCTGCCAGCCACAGGGGAACCCCGACGGTCGTCGCAACTGAGGctgtgccctagcctctccacaCATCGCCGAGCCCTGAATTTGGTTCGCCGGACATCCCTTCCCTCTGTACTACTGCCACCTTCTCCGACCGCAGACCAGTGCCGAGCTATATGCTTGATTTATTGTGCCAAGCTGTGCCTAGCCGAACCTTGGAGGGAGCTTGGATTGAAAATTCATTGGCATGTGAAATGTGAAggttttagatttgaattggagATTTTTTATTCAAGGTAGGCTATGTATATTGTTTTGGTTGATCTCTTGTTAGTATTAGGTTGATATGGATTGGTAACATATTATATTTGAGATGTTAATATGTGATAACATGACTAATGAGTAATTAGTTGTCTTAGGTTGGAATTTCAGATGTGATTGAGGTGCGGAttgtggatgatttacattgaGGGCGGTAGCTTCATGGTTGCTCCGACTAGGATTTTCTGACCACCATTTCTCTGACTGCGAGGTGATAAAAGGATACTCACTATTGGGTAAGTTTAGTTTGATtcatgatggttatttggtggTTGGTTGGTTCAGATGGATGATGGTTGAATTGAGTTGATAAAATGAATTGTATTAGTTGAGATTGTTCTTGAGTTATAACAATTGGGATCACTTGGGATTGATTCAAATTGGGTTTCCTTAATCGGAAAGGAAATAAGTTTATTTATTTGGTCCTGATCTTCAGTTAGCTAAATGATACTTGTTAGAGTAGCTAAATTGAATATTTGTATGCAGGACCCTGATTACGGGACGATTGTTCTGATGTGAGGATTGTTTATCACAGActacagttaaaggcgggtaccttgacttatctttttgatttgtcatgttgatatgtctagtaagttatagcctttagtaataattatgttcgtccttatttcggtacgtcactaccggatacccgttacatgcttgtttgctcacctgttatgcatttatgctagtatccatatgattatatatatgctcagtgaggtagtgacataccatgcttgttatgttcaggacttaggtttttgatatcttatctgacctgtgtactttagttcttcgtatttgaccatcgatactacgatactcatgttatatatatggatatggttatgctgatcagtttattgctatgcttagtgtcatgcatcatgattgcatgctgcgcgattgtcggctccactatggtagagcacatcgtcagttacatatactgcacacaccaccactcatggattagtggtatatcaggcaggtgtgtggcggttctgttgtttggtttcgttggtcaggtgactcagcgtggaagccggcagacagttccgctctgtttggctccgctggcatttagtgtagaagcgtagtagccggcagacggtggactctgtttggctccgttggtcaggtgactcagcgtggtagccggcagagatacctccccgttatcgtataccgggagatgagagcattgagctcccccatttatgatttggggtcaaaggacaggagtactccgatagcatcccgtccactcactcactcatcagatgtagtgatggtagagtgcacggttgtcacaaccctacccactcggcctcactattgtgtgtgagatgactgactggcgtcaggggtgaccaggacgcatcattggcatcatacgcatttatgcatttactgcttgtgtttgctgcacttatatgctgcatttggatggatgcatatgtttgacatgcatacaggatttatgacacttccgatcTGACGACCTAATTATTCTGAttggtggccctggtgagtacagtactcttcagtcttttctattatgcattaccttcttttgttcaggagactgtactccatagttattactatttgttatagtttactatacatgtcagctaggtattcgctgagttgttgaactcacccccgtggacactatctttttcaggtaccaggttgtttatggagtcgtttGGAGTATCCTGCTTGCCGGTcctcacgtcacatcagaagacctgtctctgtctttgtttattgttatttatggtatatgtatttgtgtacttagttttgtgttccggttttgtgtccggagtgttgttttgtggtgtggtgtaagcctagccggctagcatgtcatgtaatttggttttctatcgttttatgttgtgttggttttgttccagccgagtaggctgatgatatatatataactgcgtggttgtgtgtttattccagccgcctgtggctgatgtatattatgcctgtagaaatgcttcagattgtcacccgtacaggggaggtgctgccgaaatttcttcggacagggactctcctGGGGCGTGACATCTAGTCCCTTGGAAacatcgcgcgcctccttcttgtccgcccgcgtactcttccatagcaacTCTTCCCTcaaacgcactgagcccgtcggctctctctcgtgttgtccttctcgctagctgcgtcttttgctcgacgccctgtgctcttaagttcctgtacatttagacacaaggttaaacagaacaagacttaacctaacttgtttggtcacatcaaaactaccttggggtaccaacatatGTATCTGTCCtcactaggctgactatgtcacacctagcccaagtaatatttaCTTGtcctgtggattcaaattactccaatcatgtgtctaagagtctcaaactcttaacatgtgatgctttgcaaAGGCTTTGAGTAACAACCCTGACAAGTGATTTTTGGATATATGTCTCCCTGTAGGGAATAGTGAATCCTCTGTGTGCTATTCAAACACTTTCGGACACTTTGACTTATACATAATTATCTCAGGTCCACATTTTTAAGGAGGtactttgcttaagatgtcaaaatataagTCTTCATGACTAAGGTGACTTGTTGATGGAGAATATCTCATATGaatgtcaagaatgcatttctaaatggtgatcttcatgaataACTTTATATAACACCTCCTCCTAGTATTTCACACCAACCTAATAGAGTTTGCAGGTTTCATAAAACACTTTATGGTCTTAAACAAACACCttgtgcttggtttgagaagttctctacagtaATTACTTTGCTtagttttcatcctagtaatcatgattcaacattgTTTGTTAGATGTTATATGTTGATAACATGATTATTACTAATAATTATTATGATAGAATTACTTCCTTAAAGTCTGAGTTGGTTCGttattttgctatgaaagacttgggtatactacgctaATTTCTGAGTATTGAGGTCGTCTATTCCCTAAAAAGTTATCGTTTTATCttagtcaaagtatatatctgatctaTTTGAAGGTGCACCTCTTATTGATAATAGAGTcattgatactcctattgagactaatgctcgatattcttcATCGAATGGCTCACCTTTGTCGAATGCTAGTTTGTGCCGAATTAttattggaagcttggtttatctcacagTGATTCGTCTAGATATTAcatatgttgttcatgtggttagtcaatttattGTTGCACCAACTACAACCCATTAGGTTGTTattcttcgtattctcaggtatcattgaggcactcaatttcaaagccttttattttcttctacttTATCTCTTGAGCTGCGTGTCTATTCTGATGCTGATTGGGTTGGTGATCTTATAGATCACAAATCTACAACTGACTTCTgcatttttcttggtgattctttCATTTCCCGGAAAAGTAAGAAACAAGATGTTATTTCTAAATTTTCCACAGAAACTGAGTACCGTGTCATGACCTCAACCACTTGTGAAATAGTTTGGTTGTGTTGATTGCTTGCAGATATGAGTATCTCTCTTTATTaacctactccgttatattatgataatcagagtgttattcaaattgcgtgcaattcaatttttcatgagtgaacgaaatatattgaaattgattatcACATTACTCGTCATCATCTTCAAATTGACACCATCATATTACCTTTCGTTTcttcaaatttataaattattgatATGTTTACGAAAACACATTCCACTTCatgttttcatttttatttaataaactctcaatgcttctagtTATAACAACGTGAATTTGAGAGGATGTTAGAAAAAAAATAGTCATATTATtaactaactaactaactaactatatatatatatatatatatttttttttttctaattgctAGAAAAATTGAAACAGTTCGTTTCTGATCAGGAAGGACAATGGCAGTGTATAGAAGAAATTAACAAACGACAAGGAGAAATAAATAGCTGCAAAAATGAGGTACGTGAAATTTGTGGATCGAAGTGGTTTGGTGTAAATTTGTGGGTGAACTTGGTTTACAATGAAATCAGTTAGCTGTTGCTGTGTGTCATGATGCAATTAATGAAAAGAAGTTCCAAGACGTGGCCGGTGTTAGTCGTACCGATCGAGTGGATAAGATCAGTGGCAATCCGAGTTCGACCAATCCATTCAATTATATATATTGGGCTAGCCAAGTAAGTAGGTAACCAAATCGAGTAACTAGACCTAATAGAATGGATCCTAACTAATTAAGGTCATTGTCTGAATAAGTAGACCAACCAAAATGTACTCTTCATGTGGATTAGAATCCAAAACGTCCTTCTTAACATCAACAGTAGGTACACAAAGAGTTAATTAATTAAGCAAGATTCTCATAATTAATCAAATTTCtattgatatgttgaattgagTTGGATTTTGATCGAGAGAGCGAATGCAGAGAGCTGTACTTTGTAGATAGATTTTTACATGTTAATGGTCACATTCATTCTCATatcaaattaacaaataaatttaaaaattacataTCTagattatttcaaaaaaaaagtaATTATTTATGGTTGAATTTTCTTCTAATAGAAAGACAATTCTAAAAATATTGAttgtttaaatgaatttttataaGTACTTTCTAATTTATCTTAATGATCAAAGAAAATTTCCATAAAATCAAATTGATTatcttcaaaaatcaaaattaataattaaaaaaaataaatatctgaattatctaaaaaaaataaaaaagcagttatttaacatttaaatatcaaataaaataatatttagacGACACCACGTTGATCAGCAGTACTTTGTGTAACCTCGGAGTACAGCTTCGACTAAAAATTAAAGTAGAAGGTACACATCTAtttgaataattaattataaatggtcaaaaacaattttaaaaaattgatatagAAAAAGAGATTTACATTTGCAATAGTTGCATAATTTTGTTCCCCATTATAATTTATAACCACTTATACTTAATAATCATAAATATGTAGATGAATAAAGAATTTAGCAAGATTAAAAATTTACGTACTGTCGTGGTAAAAAAAACCGAAAAATACggtcatattatatatatagaggCGTGATATCCTGCGCGCCTGTACATGACTGTGCGCGCAGGATATcaatcgattttttttttattttttaatattttaaattaaaaaaataaacatttttttatataaatctttaataaattaatatagcccctcaacatattacaatactctataaatacttaaatttattttattttaatttctttttaaaattaaacactataatctaattagaaaacctaaaccccagaggtaaaatctaaaaaaaaaataacattaatactataacccaaagtctgaaccctagatggaaaatctaaaaaaaaataactttaatactataactcaaagcCTGAATCCTAaggtaaaatataaaaaaaaaaatagctttgatactataacccaaagcttgaaccctaaatagctttgatactataatccaaagcctgaaccctagagataaaatctttaaaaaaaacaactttgatactataacccaaaacctgaaccctataaataaaattttaaaaaaatattttaattatttttttaattgaaaatttaattataaaaaaaataacaaaacacaaacattttgaattaaaaaaaataatatttctttatataagtAGTTAagatatccccttaacatattacaatactccataaatacttaaatttattttatttttaatttttttaactaaatattaTAATTCAATTAGAAAATCTAAACCCcagaggtaaaatcttaaaaaaaaattaactgaaaaatTATATCCCAATTAGGATGTCTGAACCCTactaataaaatcttaaaaaatatattttatttatttatttaatcaaaattaatgtattttatttattttttttaatcaaaatttaaaaaaaaaacaaaaaaatcatGATATACTGCGCGACGTGCACAGTCGTGCACTGTGCATATCGCGCATtatatcaaaatcatatatatatatatatatatatatatatatatatgaaaggcgcaactttcaaaataaaataaatcctaACTAATTagtttataaataataaattaaaattatatcatttattaattatgatttaattagtttaattacaTGGCAAACAGCTGCCATCACATGCATTGAGTCTCTTGTTTGGGCTATTAACACCACAATAGagataaatagttaatttaatgataaatttttttCCTACAAAATGTATGCTAACATTTGATTTTTACCTCCAATTGACCAATTCTAGCGGGTTAATTTGATGCTGCAAAACAAAGTttggttatttttttaaaaaaacgtaaTTAAATCGGTTCGGTTTTTTAttctgaatttttaaaaatagttaaataaaatcaatattttttattaaataataaaataaaataaagttttaaaaaatattaagattttttatttttttattaaactgattaaatttttatttattttatttatttatttaaaaaatataattcggTTGCTTTAGTTTtaataacaattttttttttgaaaaaaaaagagagatttacaTTTGCTATTAACACCACTATAAAGATAAATAATGTTTAATGATGAATTTTTTTCCTAAAAAAACATCTCCTGCTGTACATGATTTTTACCTCCAAATCTAGGGGAAAATGTAATTCTGAAAAGAAATTTATCAAAACATGTAAGTTTTATAAGGAGGAGAAAAATATTGATTAATTTGATACTGGCAATTAGGAATGACCGAATGAGTAATCAAATCGaaataatcaaattaattcatAAATTTGGTTCATTTATTAAAAAGTTTGGTTTTTTAACATCCAGTATTTTGATTAAATcggtaattttttaattttgaaaaataattaaatcaattaaattgattttttattatataataaaatttttaaaattaatattttaaaattttattatactgattaatttttcaaaaaacattttttatttttaaaaattcaattcggTTGTTTCAATTTTAATAACAAAATTCAATAGGCTAAAAAAGAACGACTAATTCGATTTCAAATAGTTTTCTCACAGTTAAATTCTAACTGGCCTTATTACTACTAAACTATCATAATCGATGAAAAGTGCAAGTTCCGCTGTCTCTAGCTCAGATAATTGCAACTATTGtggcgaaaaaaaaaaaaaacgaatacGTTCGCCCCTAATGTTCCCGTCAATCTGTCACAgcgccaacacggaggaggtaaatcatggacggctactagcctttggaatagtgactaacacataagagaAGTATTTACCTCGGATTTGTCGAAATTCGAACCCCAAATCTCATTATggtaacacctcatgtgctagtcaTTAGACCCATCTAAGGGAACAACAGATAATTGCAACTATGAGCCTAGTTCAAATGGATGCATATGCCCTAGTTAATATTGGAGTATAATTAATCCATAGATGCGAATACATAATATAAGAATCCATTTTGGGCCGAATGATTCCATTGAAAAATTTAGAttgaaatttaataaaattttctcgaACAAGATGGAACGTAAGTAAAAGAAAGCTGATATATGTATTAATGATCCTAATACAATTTATTCCACAAAGAGATTGATATTACTTTATTTTGAAACCTCCAGCTCCTCCGTAAGCAAAAACATATTTATCAGCATTATATGTATAATGATCATCAGCGGTGCTATAATAGTCACTAATATCAAACCTAAACTCAAGATACTCATCATCGAAAATGATCAAGTTATTCGACGAATCCACTGACTGAACTTGAATGAAATAAGCAGCTTTATTAGATCCTTCGGTACTTGGATGTCCACTACCCATAGGAGGACTCGGTACATTCAAGGGAGAGTAAACATGCCCACCCATTTGAAGAGCGGATGCATATTTATTCATCTTCGGAAGCAATTCTTTAGGGAAATACCCAAGAGGTAGCTGATCATTATAGGTAACCCACCAATTCCCTGTGTTAGAATCCTATAAATGAAAATACATAAAACTTATTAATAAGGATTAAActtcaataaaaataaaataacacatatggaaaaaaaaaaagagacaaaGAAATTACCCTAGCTATTAGTATAGGTAGATATTTTTGTTCGCCGCCATAAGTAGAAAATTCAGGAATAAAACTTCCCGGTCCATAAATATTTGTGGTGCTAACAAAACCAGGGCATTCTAAATTTCCACATCCCGTTTTCTCGTACCCATCAATCTGAAAATACATAATTAAATATGTTATCTGAGAATATATATGAAGCTAaaagaataaaatataaaagatttATACTTACGGTCCAAAAAGTAAAAAAACGAGGATAGCTGGTACCATACATGATCGGTGAAACCTGTGAAATTAGATATAAATTAGTgactatataaaataatattagtaAATAATTTATATTAACTTACATGCCAACCAGCCTGGATCACATTGAGTTCATTATTTGGAACTTTTGGATCGCCAAAAAGATATATAGTGCTGGATGATGTTTGACCAGCTTGTAGATCCGGAAGCTTATAAGTCGCCATTTTTGCGTATGCTCCATAAAATGGACCATATATTGATTCCATTATTGCGtactatatataatataaatattatttatttttaaactctataaataataaattaaaattgcaataataatattaataataatgataaaaatAATAACTCACGTGACTTCCTTCAACAGTTGTGTTGTGACTTCCATCCGCAGTTGGGTTGTGAGTTACAGCTTGTGCTCTAAATTGGTTTCTCAAGAGTTGAGAGTCAATTAAATCTTGTTTTCGAGCACGGTGGATAAGAACAGTTCCAGAAGGACAAGTATCATTGAATCCATAAAAAGAAGCTGGTTTAGATTTTGCAAGCTTCATCCCTTTGGGAAAATTACTTGGTTTTAACTACAAATTAAGATTATCATATCAATTAAAGAGACAAAGGAACTATACCatgcaataaaaaaatatcatattaatTTGACTTATTTTTTTAATGCTCACTAGATACCTGAAGAGTGTGATTTTTCAACAAAGGGTGGTCAAATGCTGGTTGCTTATACATATCAACACAATCAAATAGATCTCCTGTTATTGTCTgacaaaaaaaaagataataataacAATTTCAATAAAAGTATTATTTCTAATTTCTTAAAAGAAATATTAACAACTACCTGAATGGTTTTAAGTGAATATTTAGCTTTCTTGCTCCACGATCTTGCTTGTGCTCCACCaatcaaaataaacaataaaatgcGAAAAAGCATGGTGTACAAATTCAAATGATATGAAAGTTTCTTACTGAGATATGTTGTAAATCTTAGTCCATTCTCTAGTTTATaaatacacaaaaaaaaaaattataattagtaAGATATAAGAATCATTATAAAAAAaggtaaatgattttttttaaatatgtaatttactattaatttaatcttaaaattgatataaaattaaTGTAAGTTTATCTCtattaatgttaaaataataatttttaaaatttacaacAAATATAAGCTTATCTCTTTATTAATGTAATCTTAaattttatacaaaattaataagaGCTTTCTATATCATGTTAAaataataaatcttaaaatttatataaaattaatataagttTATTTCCATTAATGTCaggataataaattttaaatttgtacaAAATGTAAGAAATTATCTCTCTCTATTACTatcttaaaatttatataaaaataatgtaaacttatctcttttaatgttaaaataataaattttgaattttatataaAATGTAAGCAATCATATCTCTATTAATGTGATCCTAGAATTT from Zingiber officinale cultivar Zhangliang chromosome 5B, Zo_v1.1, whole genome shotgun sequence encodes the following:
- the LOC121987109 gene encoding uncharacterized protein LOC121987109, encoding MLFRILLFILIGGAQARSWSKKAKYSLKTIQTITGDLFDCVDMYKQPAFDHPLLKNHTLQLKPSNFPKGMKLAKSKPASFYGFNDTCPSGTVLIHRARKQDLIDSQLLRNQFRAQAVTHNPTADGSHNTTVEGSHYAIMESIYGPFYGAYAKMATYKLPDLQAGQTSSSTIYLFGDPKVPNNELNVIQAGWHVSPIMYGTSYPRFFTFWTIDGYEKTGCGNLECPGFVSTTNIYGPGSFIPEFSTYGGEQKYLPILIARDSNTGNWWVTYNDQLPLGYFPKELLPKMNKYASALQMGGHVYSPLNVPSPPMGSGHPSTEGSNKAAYFIQVQSVDSSNNLIIFDDEYLEFRFDISDYYSTADDHYTYNADKYVFAYGGAGGFKIK